The DNA window CAGAGCGCGTACACGTCGCTCTCGCCCACCTGCCGGCGCGGCGAGTTGTCGCTGACCCGCAGGAGATACTTCAGCGTGTCACCCGGCAGCAGCCCTCGCTCGGTGGCGTCCAGCACCGCGCGCAGCAGCGCGCGATCGCCCGCCGCAAGGTCGATGGCCTGCTCGACAGCGGGCTCGCGCTCCCCCTGCGCACTGACGCGCCAGCTCACGAGCGTTGCCGACGAGAGTCCGTAGTCGTCGCGCGCATCACCGGCAACGAGCTGCCTCAGGTCGGGCGCGATCACCGTGTCCGTGCCGGGGAACGTGACGAGCGCCTGCGGCGGTGCGTCGGCGATCAGCGTGATCTCGAGCGGCGCCGGATCCAGCGCGGGGGCATTGCCGGCACCGTCGCGCAGCGTCCACTGGTAGATGCCGCTGCGCGCGGGCACGATGCGACCGCTGAATGTGCCGCCCTCCACCGTCAGCGCGAAGGACGCATCGACACCCTCCAGCATGGCGGCGCCCAGCGGACGCGTGGTCCGTCCGCTCACGATGATCTCCGTGCCTTCCTCGATCTCGAGCGGCGGGATGTCCGTCTGGTAGCGCTCGACGGCGCGACCGACGTACGCCGGCGCACGCAGCTCGACGACCAGGTCCGCCACCAGCATGGGATCGACGGGTGTGACGGTGAACGTATCGGACCGCGCGCCGTCCGGTGTCGTGACCCAGTACGTCGTTGCGGTCTCGACGCGCGGGATCACCGCCGCAGCGCTGTCACCGATCACCTCGAGCGTGCGTTGACGCGGCACGTCACCCTGCGCTCGCCACGCGACCGACGCGGCCGTCCGCCCCGGCGCCCGCACCCGCACCCGCAGATCGCTGCCGCGGGCGATCTCGCTGTCGCCTGGCTCGACCGAGATCGCGGGCAGCGGTGGTGGTGACAGGTGGGCTACGGGATGCAGCATCGGCGACCAGCTCGCGGCCGATCGTTCGGGTGCCGCGAAGCCGAGCATGCCGACCAGCAGCGCCAGCGCGCCCAGGGTCGAGAGTGCCAGCACGCGACGTCGCCGCGCGCGCTCCCCGAGCGCACCCTCCAGCTCGCGCGCGCTCCTGCCAGCGAGCTGTGGGGCCAGCCGCGCGCCGGCGCGCCGGATCAGCGCCGCGGACGTGCCGGGCGGCGTCGCATGCTCCAGCTCGAGCAGCGTTCGCAACTCGCCCGGCGCTAGGCCGAGTCGTGATTCCGTGCCGGCCGCGATACGCGGAGCGTCCAGCGGGTGCAGCCAGCGACGCACCGCCACGTAAGCGGCAGCACCCGCAATCAGCGCGGCGAACAGCTCCAGCAGCAGTGGCGCAAGACTCGGCGCTCGCCAGCCCGCCCAGCCGCCGAGCAGCCACGCGACCAGCAGGGCTGCAGGAATGGCGGCCGCAACACCGGCAGCGATCGAAATGACGACCGCGGTGCGGATGCGACGCCGTGTCGCCTCGACGATGCCACGAAGGTCGGGTGCCGGTGTCATGATACCACCTGCGCGAGTGCATAGACGAAGAGGTTGACGCCCATTCGGAACGCCAGCTCACGGGCCTCGGGCGGATCGTTGTGTCGATCTGCATCTTCCCAGCCATTGCCGAGGTCCGTCTCGTAGCTGTAAAAGACCACGAGCCGCCCCTGGTGGAAGATGCCGAACGCCTGCGCGGGCTTTCCGTCGTGCAGGTGGATCTTGGGGATCCCGCGCGGGAACTCGTAGAACGAATGGAAGACCGGATGATCCGCCGGGATCTCCGTCAGCTCGTATTCCGGGAAGACGCGCCGCATCTCGCGGCGGAAGCTCTCATCCAGGCCGTAATTGTCGTCCGCGTGCAGGAACCCGCCGCTCGTCAGGTAGCGCCGGAGCAGCCGCACCTCCTCTTCCGTAAAGCGGACGTTGCCGTGGCCCGTCATGTAGAGGTACGGATAGGTCCAGAGGTCGGGGTCAGTGAGCTGTGTCTGCGCCGGCCTGCCGGCGACCGGCAGGCCGGTGCGGCTGCCGATCTCCCGCAGCAGGTTGGGCAGGCCCGAGGGATTGGCGTACCAGTCGCCGCCACCGCCGTACTGGAGCTGCGCGATCGTCAGCACCGGATCCGGCGCCGGACGAGCCGCGAGCGCGACGACAGCAGCAACAAGGACGGGCAGCAGCCGGATCACTCGGTTCCTTCCTCCTGCTCTGCAGCCTGCGCAAGCGTGATCGCGTACGCATCGTTGCGGGACATACCGGTGCGCTGCGCGACCTCCCGGGCCACCGCGCTCGGCCGGCCGCCCGCCTGGAGCAGCCGACGCGCCAGCTCGGCGACGTCCTGCGCGGTCACTTCCGCCGGCGACGCACCACCCAGCACCACGACCACCTCGCCCCTGGGCTCACCCGATTCCTCGTAGTAGGCGGCCACATCGGCAAGGGTTCCGCGGACGAACGTCTCGTGGAGCTTGGTGAGCTCCCGGGCCACCGCCACGGCACGCTCGGCGCCGCAGTGGGAGTGCAGCTCCCGCAACAGGCGCTGCAGCCGGGCGGGACTCTCGTACAGCACCGCCGTATGCGGCAGCGCGGCCAGCTCCTGGAAGAGCGCGTCACGCTCACTGCGTGCGCGCGGCACGAATCCGTAGAAGGTAAACGGCACGGCCGGCAGACCCGACCCGACCAGCGCGGCCAGTAACGCGGATGCACCGGGAACGGGCACCACGCTGTGACCGGCGTCCAGTACCCGGCGAACGATTCGCTCGCCGGGATCCGACAGGATCGGTGTCCCTGCGTCCGACACCAGTGCGAGCGTCTCGCCGGCGTCGAGCCAGTCGACGACCTGCGCGGCGCGCGCGGCCTCGTTGTGCTCGTGTGCGGAGACCAGCGGGGTCTCGATGCCAAAGTGCCGCAGCAGGATGGCGGTGCGACGCGTGTCCTCCGCGAGCACCCGGTTCGCCTCGCGGAGCACATCCAGCGCCCGGTGCGTGACATCGCCCAGATTGCCGATCGGTGTGCTCACAATATACAGAACTGACATGGACTTACGGTAGGCCTCCAGCACCGGTACGAAAAGCGGGGCGGCGGTCGATACCGCCGCCCCGCGACTGCGGGTGCACAGGAGCGATTACAGATGCTCCTGCAGCTTCCGCTCCAGGTACTGCTTCGGCACCGCACCGACGACGGTGTCGACGTGCTTGCCGTCCTTGAAGAACAGAATGCTCGGAATCGAGCGAATATTGTACTTCATTGCCGTCTGCTGATTCGCGTCCACATCCAGCTTGGCGACCTTGACCTGCTCGCTGTACTCGGTTGCAAGCTGTTCCATGACCGGAGCCACCATCCGGCACGGGCCGCACCACGCCGCCCAGAAGTCCACGATCGTGAGGCCCTGGCCCTGTTCGACCTCGGTGCCGAAGTTGCCGTCCGAGACGGTGACCGGACCGCCGTTACCCGCCATTACGCATCTCCTCTTCTGCCGCGCGCGCATGGCTGTGACTCTGCACGCGTGTTAGCTTGCCGCTCCCACAACGGGTTGCAAAAAACCGGCCTGGGAGCGGACCGTGGAACGTGTACTGGATCATGTCGCGATCGCTGTTCCGTCGATCGACGACGCCCTTCCTCATTACGAAACCCTGATCGGCGCGCGCGGTTCCCTTCCGGAGACCGTGGAGGCGCAGGGCGTGCGCGTGGTCTTCATCGGCGGCGGCGCGGGAACGGTCGAGCTGCTCGAGCCACTGGGATCCGAGTCACCGGTCGCACGCTTTCTCGCCAGGCGCGGCCCCGGCCTGCACCACATCGCGTACCGTGTTTCCGACATCGAGGCCGCGCTCGCGGAGCAGATCGCCGCGGGTGTCCAGCCGATCGACAGCGCACCGCGTCCCGGCGCACACGGCCGGAGAGTCGCATTCCTGCACCCACGCAGCTTTTCCGGCGTGCTCGTGGAGCTGGTCGAGGCGCCGCCGGCCCGCTGAGCGGACGCCGGCTCAGCGCAGGTTCGTGATCCGCTCCACGGCGATCTGCTCGATCAGCCAGGTGCGATTCGCGCTGTAAACGAGCGTGAACGGTACGACGGCGGAACGTCCGTCGGGCAGCACCATGCGCACGAGGAGCTGCGTGGCCACGTCGCGACGTCCAGGCACGATCTGCTCGCCCTCGAGCGAGTAGTCCTGGTGCCGCAGGATGGAGGCGAGCGCGAACATCCGGTCATCGACCTGCTTCTGGGTGTCCCGTTCGACGATGGGGCCGTCGATGGTGCCGAACAGCCGCGCCATCGTGTCGAGGTCGTTCGCGTTCGCTGCGCGCAGGAACTGTTCGACGACGAGTGCCGGCGCCACGCTCGCGGCGGGTCCGCTGGGCGCCGGCGTGGCGGCCGGTGCGGAGCTGCACGCCGTGACGGCGGCCATGACGATCAGGGCGAGAGCAGTGCGTCGTAGCATTCGGGTCAGCCTGTCCGTGAGGGCACGCCGGAAAGTCTGAGCCCGTCGCTGGACTGTCAAGCCGTGGACACCCCCGCCGCCACGTCGGGCCGGAACTGGAGCTGCCCGCCTTCGACGCCCGCGACGAGCGTGTCGCCCTCCGAGAATTCACC is part of the Longimicrobiales bacterium genome and encodes:
- a CDS encoding DUF4159 domain-containing protein gives rise to the protein MIRLLPVLVAAVVALAARPAPDPVLTIAQLQYGGGGDWYANPSGLPNLLREIGSRTGLPVAGRPAQTQLTDPDLWTYPYLYMTGHGNVRFTEEEVRLLRRYLTSGGFLHADDNYGLDESFRREMRRVFPEYELTEIPADHPVFHSFYEFPRGIPKIHLHDGKPAQAFGIFHQGRLVVFYSYETDLGNGWEDADRHNDPPEARELAFRMGVNLFVYALAQVVS
- the rsmI gene encoding 16S rRNA (cytidine(1402)-2'-O)-methyltransferase, which encodes MSVLYIVSTPIGNLGDVTHRALDVLREANRVLAEDTRRTAILLRHFGIETPLVSAHEHNEAARAAQVVDWLDAGETLALVSDAGTPILSDPGERIVRRVLDAGHSVVPVPGASALLAALVGSGLPAVPFTFYGFVPRARSERDALFQELAALPHTAVLYESPARLQRLLRELHSHCGAERAVAVARELTKLHETFVRGTLADVAAYYEESGEPRGEVVVVLGGASPAEVTAQDVAELARRLLQAGGRPSAVAREVAQRTGMSRNDAYAITLAQAAEQEEGTE
- the trxA gene encoding thioredoxin; translated protein: MAGNGGPVTVSDGNFGTEVEQGQGLTIVDFWAAWCGPCRMVAPVMEQLATEYSEQVKVAKLDVDANQQTAMKYNIRSIPSILFFKDGKHVDTVVGAVPKQYLERKLQEHL
- the mce gene encoding methylmalonyl-CoA epimerase, with the translated sequence MERVLDHVAIAVPSIDDALPHYETLIGARGSLPETVEAQGVRVVFIGGGAGTVELLEPLGSESPVARFLARRGPGLHHIAYRVSDIEAALAEQIAAGVQPIDSAPRPGAHGRRVAFLHPRSFSGVLVELVEAPPAR